Genomic segment of candidate division WOR-3 bacterium:
CTGCTCCGCGAAACAATACCGCCATAATTCAATTCTCCGTTTCGGATATCAATAGGCTCTTCGCAGGAGTCAGAGAAACGGGTAGTAAAATCCTGTTTGGCCCTTTTACAGATGAAGAAGGAAAATATCTGTACGGCGGACTGCTTGATATCAGAGGAAACCAGATCTGGGTCGTTGAAGAGAGAAAGTAAGGACGCCTTGGGGTCAGGTCTTGACTATTGACAAAATGGTGTACAAACCCAGCGCATAGCTAATAGCAGTGT
This window contains:
- a CDS encoding VOC family protein, giving the protein MNLNLLYPIILAEDYEKLVDWYMNTFDLRIKHKFEGKENYTVLEHSGQAVVGIAIAREMGVKPTAPRNNTAIIQFSVSDINRLFAGVRETGSKILFGPFTDEEGKYLYGGLLDIRGNQIWVVEERK